One Mercurialis annua linkage group LG3, ddMerAnnu1.2, whole genome shotgun sequence DNA window includes the following coding sequences:
- the LOC130015283 gene encoding F-box/FBD/LRR-repeat protein At1g13570-like yields the protein MSLVEGILPIKVLVTLSCLRVLELPDICFGCHNQVITILYLIVNSATSKKREIGVIFYLFTYFSVPTSDEINLLDNALKKPRMAKMHTKEDIISNLPSDIIDNILIFFPIHEAAKTSILAMKWRFKWRYLSKLVFDSTFYERSILPSTPTTQPNISTLFLNIFRVLLLHHGPIFKFTFYVPLLKNCPEINQLFLYLIEKDVREISFYIESRPTFFRLPLFMPSCVTLRRLTLSTCSIIVKLAFQGFVNLISLKLQQVYFEANIFETFISKCPLLEALTVKKCSNIGNLDINLPYLKFFYFDGSCKTICFGKISQCLSTVIFDGYFNCADTSAMTKLFECLPTVEHLCLGYCFFKCVVGKLRRKLYLGCLRILELPEISFRHAAESSTVLTLIMSSHNLEKLEIWVIFYSFTCFIICLSCYIFPIKN from the exons ATGTCC CTGGTTGAAGGAATATTGCCCATAAAAGTTTTGGTTACTCTTAGCTGTCTTAGAGTTCTTGAACTGCCGGATATATGTTTTGGGTGTCACAATCAAGTAATTACCATCCTTTACTTGATTGTGAACTCTGCTACCTCAAAGAAGCGGGAGATTGGAGTAATTTTCTATTTGTTCACTTACTTT TCTGTTCCAACTTCAGATGAAATAAACCTCTTAGATAATGCACTGAAAAAGCCGCGTATGGCGAAGATGCACACGAAAGAA GATATAATCAGCAACTTGCCGAGCGACATCATAGataatattctaatttttttcccGATTCATGAGGCAGCGAAGACTAGTATCTTGGCAATGAAGTGGAGGTTCAAGTGGAGATATCTTTCCAAATTAGTATTTGACAGTACGTTTTATGAGAGATCCATATTACCATCTACTCCTACTACACAACCAAATATTTCTACACTCTTCCTTAATATCTTTAGAGTTTTATTACTTCACCATGGACCCATCTTCAAGTTTACTTTTTATGTTCCATTGTTAAAAAATTGTCCCGAGATTAACCAGTTGTTTCTTTACCTGATCGAGAAAGATGTTCGAGAAATTTCCTTTTACATTGAAAGTAGACCTACATTCTTTAGATTGCCATTATTTATGCCCTCATGTGTGACATTGAGGCGTTTGACCTTGTCCACATGTTCAATCATAGTTAAATTGGCATTTCAAGGATTTGTTAATTTGATTTCTCTCAAGCTTCAGCAGGTTTATTTTGAAGCCAATATATTTGAAACTTTCATCTCCAAATGCCCATTACTTGAAGCACTTACTGTAAAAAAATGTTCCAATATTGGTAACCTCGATATTAACCTTCCTTATCTTAAGTTCTTTTACTTTGATGGTTCTTGTAAGACTATTTGCTTTGGAAAAATTAGCCAATGTCTTTCAACAGTTATATTTGATGGATACTTCAACTGTGCCGACACCTCTGCGATGACCAAACTTTTCGAATGTCTTCCTACTGTCGAGCACCTGTGTCTTGGATATTGCTTTTTTAAG TGCGTGGTTGGAAAATTGCGGAGGAAACTTTATCTTGGCTGTCTTAGAATTCTTGAACTGCCTGAAATAAGTTTCAGGCATGCGGCTGAGAGCTCCACTGTTCTTACCTTGATTATGAGTTCTCATAACTTAGAGAAGCTAGAGATTTGGGTAATTTTCTATTCATTCACTTGCTTTATAATTTGTCTGTCATGTTACATATTTCCAATCAAAAACTGA
- the LOC126673984 gene encoding F-box/FBD/LRR-repeat protein At1g13570-like has protein sequence MPKEIRVKGLSSLIDTLGSIFNLQSNTRPNTMSVHHSNLDRISDLPEDVLQNILMWLPIRDAVRTSILSSKWRNKWADVPQLLFDTTFTAISQETQTNKHLITIYEVLLLHSGPIHTFDLSFPGLKSCPEIDRFILFLSRKGLQDIKLCISSGYPHKLPSYLFSCLQLKYLCLSLCILTPPTTFQGFRTLIRLELLNVQLPSNFKNFICNCWSLEELMLDDCSDISCLEISCPKLKLLYFKGSYQTLRLRNMPHLATVSIYVTEAKSEGLKIPDLIQVLQLHNLPAVKYLSVDYYFLKNMVVHDALKRHPTALKHLKTIRTFYVSFAILEEVTSVFHLLRSSPNLQNLQIQFHPEAVEPSELLEAEDFLKAEGQSDYSLNHLQGVKLQNFNSSRPEIEFVKFLLAKSPVLGTISLQPHSGMSNDEQLAILKEIIQFRRTSPNAHIICEEFVEDLVG, from the exons ATGCCTAAG GAAATAAGAGTAAAAGGGCTCTCATCTTTGATTGATACACTTGGAAGTATATTCAATTTGCAGAGCAATACTCGTCCCAACACAATGTCGGTTCATCATTCAAATTTAGATAGAATCAGTGACTTACCAGAAGATGTCCTTCAGAATATACTCATGTGGTTGCCAATTCGAGATGCAGTAAGAACTAGTATCTTGTCAAGTAAATGGAGGAACAAATGGGCAGATGTTCCTCAACTTCTATTCGACACTACTTTTACTGCGATAAGTCAGGAAACGCAAACTAATAAACATCTCATTACCATATATGAAGTATTATTGCTTCACTCTGGACCAATTCATACATTCGATCTCTCCTTTCCTGGATTGAAAAGTTGTCCTGAGATTGACCGATTCATTCTTTTCCTGTCTAGAAAAGGTCTTCAAGATATCAAACTTTGCATCTCAAGTGGATACCCCCACAAATTGCCTTCGTACCTTTTTTCATGTTTGCAACTAAAATATCTGTGTCTGAGTTTGTGTATACTCACACCTCCAACTACATTCCAAGGATTTCGTACACTCATTCGTTTAGAACTTCTGAATGTCCAACTTCCttcaaactttaaaaacttTATCTGCAATTGTTGGTCACTCGAAGAGCTGATGTTGGATGACTGCTCAGATATCTCTTGCCTTGAGATCAGCTGTCCTAAACTAAAActtctttattttaaaggttcTTACCAAACTTTGCGCTTAAGAAATATGCCTCATCTTGCGACAGTGTCAATTTATGTGACTGAAGCTAAATCTGAGGGATTGAAAATACCTGATTTAATTCAGGTACTACAGCTACATAATTTACCTGCAGTGAAGTACCTGAGTgtggattattattttcttaag AACATGGTCGTTCATGACGCATTGAAGAGGCATCCAACTGCTTTGAAGCACTTGAAAACTATTAGAACTTTTTATGTTTCCTTTGCTATATTGGAGGAAGTCACATCTGTTTTTCACTTGCTTAGAAGCTCTCCTAACTTGCAAAACCTTCAAATTCAG TTTCATCCAGAAGCTGTTGAACCTTCTGAACTCTTAGAGGCTGAAGACTTCTTAAAAGCTGAAGGGCAGTCTGATTACTCCTTAAACCATCTTCAGGGAGTGAAGTTGCAAAATTTTAACAGTAGCAGGCCGGAAATAGAGTTTGTCAAGTTTCTGTTAGCCAAATCACCTGTTCTCGGGACAATATCTTTGCAGCCACATTCAGGGATGTCCAATGACGAACAACTTGCAATACTGAAGGAGATTATTCAATTCCGCCGTACATCACCTAATGCACATATCATTTGTGAGGAATTTGTTGAAGATCTAGTAGGCTGA
- the LOC126673990 gene encoding F-box/FBD/LRR-repeat protein At1g13570-like yields the protein MDNHPTEELENIPETDIISNLPSHVIDNILIFLPIHEAVRTCTLSKKWRFSWMYLPKLVFDDTFYQKSVLPCAPQPAITTLFFLNVFRVLLLHQGPLLDFTFDVSLLEDYPEIDHLMLYLSKKGVQRIFFGFGRNFTEDQRFPLYLFSCVNLRRLTLSGCSFTVPALAFQGFVKLIFLELCEVWFNTNEFETFISKCPLLETLSIKWCKKIQNLNIDIPHLKFFYVKGVRRSFCFRKPCQHLSIVIFDGYIHEDEASKPTEFFECLPVVEHLRLSFNFVGNWPRKLSVPLDCLRILELHYICLRCTTTISAVLCLIVSAPNLEKLDIMAHSFRRSGKHLDRELLEVQDLLDNALKRIRVVKMKLSNKRGRISELRLIKFLLAESVELEKMFIQPAKGTVAKQGLKILKKIIRFRRSSKKLEIVYLDP from the exons ATG GATAATCATCCGACCGAAGAGCTTGAGAACATCCCGGAAACTGATATCATCAGTAACTTGCCGAGTCACGTCATAGATAATATTCTAATTTTTCTGCCGATTCATGAAGCAGTGAGAACCTGTACACTTTCCAAGAAATGGAGGTTCAGCTGGATGTATCTTCCCAAGTTGGTATTTGATGATACTTTCTATCAGAAATCAGTATTACCTTGTGCTCCACAACCTGCTATTACCAcattattttttcttaatgtcTTTAGAGTTCTATTACTTCACCAAGGACCCCTCTTGGATTTTACTTTTGATGTTTCATTGTTAGAAGACTATCCTGAGATTGACCACTTGATGCTTTACCTGAGCAAGAAAGGCGTTCAGCGAATTTTCTTTGGTTTTGGAAGAAATTTTACTGAAGACCAAAGGTTTCCATTGTATTTGTTCTCGTGTGTGAATTTGAGGCGCTTGACCTTGTCCGGGTGTTCTTTCACAGTTCCTGCATTGGCATTTCAAGGATTTGTTAAATTGATTTTTCTTGAGTTATGTGAGGTTTGGTTTAATACCAATGAATTTGAAACTTTCATCTCGAAATGCCCTTTACTTGAAACACTTTCTATAAAATGgtgtaaaaaaattcaaaacctgAATATTGACATTCCTCATCTTAAGTTCTTTtatgtcaagggtgtgcgtcgCTCGTTTTGTTTTAGAAAACCTTGTCAGCATCTTTCAATTGTTATCTTTGATGGATATATTCATGAAGACGAGGCCTCTAAACCAACCGAGTTTTTTGAATGTCTGCCTGTTGTTGAGCACCTGCGTCTCAGTTTTAACTTTGTGGGG AACTGGCCAAGGAAACTTTCGGTTCCTCTCGACTGTCTTAGAATTCTTGAGCTGCATTATATATGTTTGAGGTGTACGACTACGATCTCTGCTGTTCTTTGCTTGATTGTGAGCGCTCCTAACTTAGAGAAGCTTGATATTATG GCTCATTCTTTTAGGAGATCGGGTAAGCATCTTGATCGGGAGCTCTTAGAAGTCCAGGACCTGCTAGATAATGCACTGAAAAGGATTCGAGTGGTGAAGATGAAGCTCTCAAATAAAAGAGGACGGATTTCTGAATTGAGATTGATAAAGTTTCTATTGGCTGAATCAGTAGAACTAGAAAAGATGTTTATACAGCCTGCCAAAGGAACAGTTGCTAAGCAAGGACTCAAGATTTTGAAAAAGATAATTCGATTTCGACGCTCATCAAAGAAGCTAGAAATTGTATACTTAGATCCCTAG
- the LOC126673983 gene encoding F-box/FBD/LRR-repeat protein At1g13570-like, translated as MAQSNTRPKKTSVNHSNLDRISDLPSHIIDDILSCLPIKEAVKTSVLSKKWMLKWRYLPKLVFDSTFYQTSIVPSTPKLSIAKFFLNIYRVLLLHRGPILNFTFHVPLSKNYSEIDRVMLYLSEKDVHEISFDIGEYFYEDCRVPPFLFSCVTLRRLTLSWCNFTLPLAFQGFVNLISLTFQSVDVSTNVLENFISKCPLLERLSIKSCNYIDNLYIDIPCLKFFEFFGFFQSLCFEKPCQHLSTIIFDNIKDDVTIFSHDAKASEPTKLFECLPAVEHLRLGFEFVDYLIVGPLPRKLSLGCLRVLELLDICFQSTAEVSAVHCLISSAPNLEKLEIGFVAPRDEATSASEEIDYLLDNELLKVEDVLDNELKKLRVVKMKLPDIEIIEAELEFVKFLLAESVVLEKMFVQPGKGTLAEDGLKILKEIIRFERSSKKAQILYLEPEDDDKVSNDGSDYSDESDDSEG; from the exons ATGGCTCAG AGCAATACCCGTCCCAAGAAAACGTCTGTTAATCATTCAAATTTAGATAGAATCAGTGACTTGCCGAGTCATATCATAGACGACATTCTAAGTTGTCTGCCGATTAAAGAAGCAGTGAAGACTAGCGTCTTGTCGAAGAAATGGATGTTGAAGTGGAGATATCTTCCCAAATTGGTATTTGACTCTACGTTTTATCAGACATCAATAGTACCCTCTACACCAAAACTTAGCATTGCTAAATTCTTTCTTAATATCTACAGAGTTCTATTACTTCATCGTGGACCCATCTTGAATTTTACTTTTCATGTTCCGTTGTCCAAAAACTATTCTGAGATTGACCGGGTGATGCTTTACTTGAGCGAGAAAGATGTTCACGAAATTTCCTTTGATATTGGAGAATATTTTTATGAAGACTGTAGAGTGCCACCATTTCTGTTCTCATGTGTGACATTGAGGCGCTTGACCTTGTCCTGGTGTAATTTCACACTTCCGTTGGCATTTCAAGGATTTGTTAACTTGATTTCCCTTACGTTTCAGTCGGTTGATGTTTCTACCAATGTGCTTGAAAATTTCATCTCCAAATGCCCATTACTCGAAAGACTTTCTATAAAAAGCTGTAACTATATTGATAACCTCTATATTGACATTCCCTGCCTCAAGTTCTTTGAGTTCTTTGGTTTTTTTCAGTCTCTTTGTTTTGAAAAACCCTGTCAGCATCTTTCAAcaattatatttgataatatCAAAGATGATGTGACTATTTTCTCTCACGACGCCAAAGCATCTGAACCAACCAAGCTTTTTGAATGTCTGCCTGCCGTCGAGCACTTGCGTCTAGGATTCGAATTTGTGGAT TACTTGATAGTCGGACCACTGCCGAGGAAACTTTCTCTTGGCTGTCTTAGAGTTCTTGAACTGCTTGATATATGTTTTCAGAGTACGGCTGAGGTCTCTGCTGTTCACTGTTTGATTTCGAGCGCTCCTAACTTAGAGAAGCTTGAGATTGGG tttgtcGCACCTAGGGACGAAGCAACGTCTGCTTCTGAAGAAATCGATTACCTCTTAGATAATGAACTTCTAAAAGTAGAAGACGTGTTGGATAACGAACTGAAAAAGCTTCGAGTGGTGAAGATGAAGCTCCCAGACATAGAAATAATAGAAGCTGAACTGGAATTTGTAAAGTTTCTACTGGCTGAATCAGTCGTACTTGAAAAGATGTTTGTACAGCCGGGCAAAGGAACACTTGCCGAGGACGGACTGAAGATTTTGAAAGAGATAATTAGGTTCGAACGTTCATCAAAGAAAGCACAAATCTTATACTTAGAACCTGAGGACGATGATAAAGTTAGTAATGATGGTAGTGACTATAGTGATGAATCTGATGATAGTGAAGGTTAG
- the LOC126673985 gene encoding F-box/FBD/LRR-repeat protein At1g13570-like: protein MESRFAKKFNNNPKIDIMSNLPSNIIDNILIRLPIHQAVQTCILSRTWRFNWRYLSKLVFDKTFYERSVLSSSVNPNISNLFFNIYKVLLLHHGPILSFTLYVPLSHQNPEIDQLMVYLSEKDIQEIFFEIEGKVSTSRLPPSYMFSCVTLRRLTLSSCSFKVPLAFQGFVKLTSLTFDSVYFVATEFETFIPKCPLLESLSVIRCRNIIDVDIDLPYLKFFHLNSSFKTISVRKTSQHLSTVILDGCYLRRETSEPTKFFACLPLVLEHLRLGSRFLNYLLLGTMPRKLSATLDCLKILELPSIQFRRTAEVSIVLCLIMSSPNLQKLEIGSLATWDEITPLAPELFKVQDLSDNALKKLQVVKMNLSKKKGVRPELEFIKFLLAEAEVLENMFIQPAKGTVAEQGLKILKKVILFQRSSKKVEIVYLDPQDDGKDSNDGSDYSDDSEDY from the exons ATG GAAAGCCGTTTCGCCAAAAAGTTTAATAACAATCCGAAAATCGATATAATGAGTAACTTGCCGAGTAACATCATAGATAATATTCTAATTCGTCTGCCGATTCATCAAGCAGTGCAGACTTGTATCTTGTCCAGGACATGGAGGTTCAATTGGAGATATCTTTCAAAGTTGGTATTTGATAAAACTTTTTATGAAAGATCAGTACTGTCTTCTTCTGTAAATCCTAACATTAGTAACCTcttttttaatatctataaagtTCTATTACTTCACCATGGACCCATATTGAGTTTTACTCTTTATGTTCCATTGTCACATCAAAATCCTGAGATTGACCAGTTGATGGTTTATCTGAGCGAGAAAGATATTCAGGAAATTTTCTTCGAGATTGAAGGAAAGGTGTCAACCAGTAGATTGCCACCATCATATATGTTCTCATGTGTGACATTAAGGCGCTTGACCTTGTCCTCATGTAGTTTCAAAGTTCCATTGGCATTTCAAGGATTTGTTAAGTTGACATCTCTTACGTTTGATTCAGTTTATTTTGTTGCCACTGAATTTGAAACTTTCATCCCCAAATGCCCATTACTTGAAAGTCTTTCTGTGATACGCTGTAGGAATATCATTGACGTCGATATTGACCTTCCTTATCTTAAGTTCTTTCACTTGAATAGTAGTTTTAAGACTATTTCTGTTAGAAAAACTAGTCAGCATCTTTCAACAGTTATATTGGACGGATGCTATTTGCGGCGAGAGACCTCTGAACCAACCAAATTCTTTGCATGTCTGCCTCTCGTCCTCGAGCACTTGCGCCTCGGAAGTCGCTTTCTGAAT TACCTGCTTCTTGGAACAATGCCGAGGAAACTTTCAGCTACTCTTGACTGTCTTAAAATTCTTGAACTGCCTAGTATCCAATTTCGGCGTACGGCTGAGGTCTCTATTGTTCTTTGCTTGATTATGAGCTCCCCCAACCTGCAGAAGCTTGAGATTGGG TCTCTTGCAACCTGGGACGAAATAACGCCTCTTGCTCCGGAACTCTTCAAAGTACAAGACCTCTCAGATAATGCATTGAAAAAGCTTCAAGTGGTGAAGATGAATCTGTCAAAGAAAAAAGGAGTAAGACCTGAACTGGAATTTATAAAGTTTCTTTTGGCTGAAGCAGAAGTACTAGAAAATATGTTTATACAACCTGCCAAAGGAACAGTTGCTGAGCAAGGACTTAAGATTTTGAAAAAGGTAATTCTATTTCAACGTTCATCAAAGAAAGTAGAAATTGTTTACTTAGATCCTCAGGACGATGGTAAAGATAGTAATGATGGCAGTGACTATAGTGATGATAGTGAAGATTATTAG